One part of the Clostridium thermosuccinogenes genome encodes these proteins:
- a CDS encoding 6-phospho-beta-glucosidase, which translates to MRELKFAIIGAGSTYTPELIEGLIVRKDNLKLDSLYLMDIDDRKLEIIYQFTKRMLGKGGINSKVVMTKSLDEAVEGANYVICQVRAGKLDARILDEKIPLKYNLLGQETTGAGGFMNALRTIPVIMNVARKMEKLAPDAWMINFSNPSGIIAEAVLNNSNVKMIGLCNGPYGMIKRAKEMLPEGTKEFDYDFVGLNHLCWITGIYADGKNIISEKLNSNTEFAKLKNLTETKRDDVLLRATGGIPVGYLDYYYFRDKKIQECKEKEKTRGEECKIIEEELLELYQQPELNEKPKQLEKRGGANYSTVAVSLIDAIENDKNEYHVVDVKNNGALDFMDKDDVVEVKCLVNKNGATPVKINNFDNQYIIGLMRAVKAYEKLTVKAGLTGDYDAALAALMVHPLIGDYVKAKGVLDEMLQANKEFLPQFKL; encoded by the coding sequence ATGAGGGAGTTAAAATTTGCTATCATAGGTGCAGGAAGCACCTACACGCCAGAACTTATTGAGGGATTGATAGTTCGAAAAGATAATCTTAAACTGGACAGTCTTTATCTGATGGATATAGATGATAGAAAACTGGAGATAATCTACCAGTTTACCAAAAGGATGTTGGGAAAGGGTGGAATAAATTCTAAGGTGGTAATGACCAAGAGCTTGGATGAAGCCGTGGAAGGCGCAAATTATGTCATCTGCCAGGTCAGAGCCGGCAAGCTGGATGCCAGAATCCTGGATGAAAAAATACCGCTGAAATACAACCTGCTGGGGCAGGAGACCACCGGTGCCGGCGGATTTATGAATGCTCTTCGTACCATACCCGTCATCATGAATGTTGCCAGAAAGATGGAGAAGCTGGCGCCTGACGCCTGGATGATCAACTTCAGCAATCCTTCGGGGATTATTGCAGAAGCAGTGCTGAATAATTCCAATGTAAAAATGATTGGACTGTGCAACGGCCCTTACGGGATGATAAAACGTGCCAAGGAAATGCTTCCTGAGGGTACAAAGGAATTTGATTATGATTTTGTAGGGCTCAATCATTTATGCTGGATTACCGGCATCTATGCAGACGGAAAGAATATAATTTCAGAAAAGCTGAATTCGAATACGGAATTTGCCAAGCTGAAGAACCTGACTGAAACAAAACGGGATGATGTTCTGTTGAGGGCAACGGGCGGCATTCCGGTAGGTTACCTTGATTATTACTATTTCCGTGATAAGAAAATACAGGAATGCAAAGAAAAAGAAAAAACCAGAGGCGAAGAATGCAAGATTATTGAAGAGGAACTTCTTGAGCTTTATCAGCAACCGGAACTGAATGAAAAGCCTAAGCAGCTTGAAAAAAGAGGTGGAGCAAATTATTCCACTGTGGCTGTCTCTTTAATTGATGCCATTGAAAATGACAAGAACGAATACCATGTAGTTGACGTTAAGAACAATGGCGCTCTTGATTTCATGGATAAGGACGATGTGGTCGAAGTAAAATGCCTGGTTAATAAAAACGGAGCAACGCCTGTTAAGATAAATAATTTTGATAATCAATACATCATCGGGCTGATGAGAGCGGTCAAGGCATATGAGAAACTCACTGTAAAAGCAGGATTGACCGGCGACTATGATGCGGCATTGGCTGCGCTTATGGTTCACCCGCTCATTGGCGATTATGTAAAAGCAAAAGGTGTCCTTGACGAAATGTTGCAGGCAAACAAGGAGTTTTTACCGCAGTTCAAGCTTTGA
- a CDS encoding N-acetylglucosamine kinase: MKKYVLGMDGGATKTHAALFDIDGNKVDMLEWGPTNHEVLDGGFDGFRKEMKDLLSSLFSRNSITAGDIVSSAFGMAGVDTRKQHKIISSIIDNLGIKDFVLFNDAYLGVKAGCPSGVGICVINGSGCTIAGINAEGKMIQIGGQGSLTRDVGGGGSIGMEAIRCVYDHLFRLEPYTILKDMLFEKLQISSKYDFMEVMPEALSSGIISAGEIGKMVFEAANKGDETAISILEFVGESLGKSVNGAIHELGFKEGDVIEVVLAGSVNVKGSNPSLVNAIKKEVIDKNPDKKPEFIILQKPPVTGAVIWALQRTEHRIDNLFEKVTSQF; encoded by the coding sequence ATGAAGAAATATGTTTTGGGTATGGATGGTGGAGCTACCAAAACCCATGCTGCATTGTTTGATATTGACGGCAACAAGGTGGATATGCTGGAATGGGGTCCGACCAATCATGAGGTATTGGACGGTGGCTTTGACGGGTTTAGGAAAGAAATGAAAGATTTGTTGTCCTCTCTGTTTTCACGAAATTCCATAACAGCTGGCGATATAGTTTCCAGTGCGTTTGGGATGGCAGGAGTGGATACAAGGAAACAACATAAGATAATTTCAAGTATCATTGATAACTTGGGTATAAAAGATTTTGTTTTATTCAATGATGCATATCTTGGTGTTAAGGCCGGATGTCCGTCAGGTGTTGGCATTTGCGTAATCAATGGTTCAGGATGCACCATAGCCGGCATCAATGCAGAGGGCAAAATGATTCAGATTGGCGGGCAGGGGAGCCTGACCAGGGATGTAGGAGGCGGAGGAAGCATCGGAATGGAGGCCATAAGATGTGTTTATGACCATCTGTTCCGTCTGGAGCCTTATACTATATTGAAGGATATGCTGTTTGAAAAGCTTCAGATCAGCTCGAAATACGATTTTATGGAAGTGATGCCTGAGGCATTGAGCAGCGGAATCATATCTGCAGGCGAGATAGGAAAAATGGTTTTTGAAGCTGCGAATAAAGGGGATGAAACGGCCATATCCATTCTGGAGTTTGTAGGGGAAAGCCTTGGCAAATCAGTAAATGGTGCCATACATGAGTTGGGTTTCAAAGAAGGAGATGTGATAGAGGTAGTACTTGCCGGTTCAGTAAACGTCAAGGGTAGCAATCCTTCGCTAGTGAATGCCATTAAGAAGGAGGTAATAGACAAGAATCCCGATAAAAAGCCTGAATTCATAATCCTGCAGAAACCTCCGGTTACAGGTGCGGTAATTTGGGCCTTGCAGAGAACAGAGCACAGAATAGATAATTTGTTTGAGAAGGTCACATCGCAATTTTGA
- a CDS encoding DUF5665 domain-containing protein has translation MPGEKALLEKISRKVDKLAVKMERSKIEEYVNYLEHPKRLLWSNFLAGLSRGFGIAVGVTILGAVVIYLLEIIVDWNLPVIGKFISEIVRIVQEDLNNRGGLR, from the coding sequence ATGCCAGGAGAAAAAGCCCTATTGGAGAAAATCAGCCGGAAAGTTGACAAGTTAGCCGTGAAAATGGAGAGGTCAAAAATCGAAGAATATGTTAACTATCTTGAACATCCCAAAAGACTGTTATGGTCAAATTTCCTTGCCGGGCTTTCAAGAGGATTTGGGATAGCAGTTGGTGTCACAATACTGGGTGCGGTGGTCATATATTTGTTGGAAATTATAGTGGATTGGAATTTGCCTGTTATTGGCAAATTTATCAGTGAGATAGTTAGAATAGTACAGGAGGATCTGAATAACAGAGGAGGCTTAAGATGA
- a CDS encoding manganese catalase family protein: MWVYEKKLEYPVRIKNRNPRLAKYIITQYGGPDGELSASLRYLSQRFSMPTEEARATLNDIGTEELAHLEIVGTIVHQLTRGVPADVMEREGLGAYYADHDHAIYPLSAAGTPWTAAYIQSKGDPIADLMEDLAAEQKARATYENLLNMVDDPDVREPLKFLRQREIVHFQRFGEALRIVEEKLAQKKFYIKSPGYLNKKS; encoded by the coding sequence ATGTGGGTTTATGAAAAAAAACTGGAATATCCGGTAAGAATCAAAAACAGAAATCCCAGATTGGCAAAATACATTATAACTCAATACGGCGGCCCGGATGGTGAACTATCGGCTTCTCTCAGGTATCTGAGCCAGAGATTCAGCATGCCCACTGAAGAGGCAAGGGCTACATTAAATGACATAGGCACCGAGGAGCTAGCCCACTTAGAAATCGTTGGCACCATCGTGCACCAGCTCACCAGAGGCGTACCCGCCGATGTTATGGAAAGGGAAGGTCTTGGTGCTTATTACGCAGATCATGATCATGCCATATATCCTCTCAGCGCGGCAGGTACTCCATGGACGGCGGCATATATCCAGTCCAAGGGAGACCCTATAGCAGACCTGATGGAAGACCTGGCTGCAGAGCAGAAGGCAAGAGCCACTTATGAAAACCTTTTGAACATGGTGGATGACCCTGATGTGCGTGAACCTCTCAAATTCCTCAGGCAAAGGGAAATTGTCCACTTCCAGAGATTTGGAGAAGCTTTGAGGATAGTCGAAGAAAAGCTGGCTCAGAAGAAATTTTATATAAAGAGTCCCGGCTATTTGAATAAAAAATCCTGA
- a CDS encoding DUF6485 family protein — MENSKHFCTCTDLSCRLNPHNNSKGCDLCIKKNLKAGEIPSCFFKLVNDDISELKEFTIDSFVDFYLRNKKQ, encoded by the coding sequence ATGGAAAATAGTAAACATTTTTGTACATGTACCGATTTAAGTTGCAGGCTGAATCCTCATAATAACTCTAAGGGGTGTGACCTTTGTATAAAGAAAAACCTTAAAGCAGGAGAAATTCCAAGTTGTTTTTTTAAACTGGTTAATGATGATATTTCTGAACTTAAAGAGTTTACAATTGACAGTTTTGTTGACTTTTATCTTAGAAATAAGAAACAGTAA
- a CDS encoding IS256 family transposase — MAQFNITITEELLHGLFLSNGKEEAFSKLLEEIFNQILLAQSTEQIGAEPYERTEERTAYRNGFRDRQITTRVGTLTLRVPRHRNGQFTTELFARYQRSEQALMLAMMEMVINGVSTRKVELITEELCGRKFSKSTISELCKNLDPMIEAFRTRPLQSQYPFLMVDAIYVKVRENGRIQSRGMLIAIGVNEDGYREIIGFQLANSESESSWGEFFSSLKDRGLKNVRLVTSDDHKGLVNAVRKHFQGASWQRCQTHFSRNMLDHTPKALQAEMKEELHQLYEAVDLESARKIRDHIIQIYEVKAPKATALLDEAFDDITAVLALPLKYRKRLRTTNGVERLNEEIRRRERVIRIFPNAASVIRLMGALLIEQDEKWQTGRKYFDMQLYYQVQNKESKSGTAA, encoded by the coding sequence ATGGCTCAGTTTAATATTACTATAACCGAGGAACTTTTGCACGGATTATTTTTATCAAATGGTAAGGAAGAAGCATTTTCCAAATTATTGGAGGAAATCTTCAACCAGATCCTTTTGGCTCAATCTACAGAGCAAATAGGTGCGGAACCCTATGAGCGCACCGAAGAAAGAACCGCATACCGCAATGGATTTCGGGATAGGCAAATAACAACTCGAGTTGGTACGCTCACATTGCGGGTTCCCAGGCATCGCAATGGGCAGTTCACTACAGAGCTTTTTGCTCGGTATCAGCGTAGTGAACAGGCATTAATGCTTGCTATGATGGAGATGGTCATCAATGGTGTTTCTACTCGAAAGGTTGAATTAATAACAGAGGAGCTATGTGGTAGAAAGTTTTCAAAATCGACCATCTCAGAACTTTGCAAGAACCTGGATCCGATGATAGAAGCATTCCGCACAAGACCGTTGCAAAGCCAATATCCCTTTCTCATGGTGGATGCCATCTATGTTAAGGTGCGGGAAAATGGACGTATACAATCGAGAGGCATGCTGATTGCCATTGGCGTTAACGAAGATGGCTATCGTGAAATCATCGGGTTTCAGCTAGCAAATAGCGAATCAGAAAGCAGTTGGGGTGAGTTCTTTTCTTCTCTCAAAGATCGTGGGTTAAAGAACGTGCGCCTGGTTACCTCTGATGACCATAAAGGGTTGGTCAATGCAGTTAGAAAACATTTTCAAGGCGCTAGTTGGCAGCGTTGTCAAACCCACTTTTCCAGGAACATGCTGGATCATACGCCTAAAGCATTGCAGGCTGAAATGAAGGAAGAACTGCATCAGCTTTATGAGGCTGTTGACCTTGAGAGTGCTCGTAAAATCAGAGACCATATTATTCAAATATATGAAGTCAAAGCACCAAAAGCCACAGCTCTCCTGGACGAGGCGTTTGATGATATTACTGCTGTTCTTGCACTACCCTTGAAGTATCGTAAGAGGCTTCGTACTACAAACGGTGTGGAAAGACTGAATGAAGAAATTCGTCGCCGAGAACGGGTCATTCGAATCTTTCCCAATGCTGCATCCGTTATCCGGCTCATGGGGGCCTTATTAATAGAGCAGGATGAGAAATGGCAGACCGGTCGCAAATACTTTGATATGCAGCTATATTATCAAGTGCAGAATAAGGAATCCAAGTCTGGCACTGCTGCATAG
- a CDS encoding TraR/DksA C4-type zinc finger protein produces the protein MMDRSNMEHFKDMLFKQGRDVEKTINNMKVNKSGEQDKFSNNELSSYDNHPAELGSEVYLTTMNNALRVHQEHILKEIHDALDRIEKGTYGKCAFCGDEISYERLEALPYARLCIKCEESKEVTPRVLDNERPVEELIWDAPFGRKYLNRREDDEHEGMDYFNDLMKYGSADSPQDLGGYHDYEEFYTNEIDQQGIVDDMDRVTNDEYKRQLPD, from the coding sequence ATGATGGACAGGTCGAATATGGAACACTTTAAGGATATGCTCTTTAAGCAGGGCAGGGACGTGGAAAAAACCATAAACAACATGAAGGTGAATAAGTCAGGGGAGCAGGACAAGTTTTCAAATAACGAGCTTTCCAGCTATGACAATCATCCTGCGGAGCTGGGAAGCGAAGTGTATCTGACAACTATGAACAACGCCCTTAGAGTTCACCAGGAGCATATACTCAAGGAAATACATGATGCTTTAGACAGAATAGAAAAAGGAACCTATGGAAAATGCGCCTTTTGTGGAGATGAGATAAGCTATGAACGATTAGAAGCTCTTCCCTATGCCAGGCTATGCATAAAGTGCGAGGAAAGCAAGGAAGTAACACCGAGGGTGCTGGATAATGAACGCCCGGTGGAGGAACTTATCTGGGACGCACCCTTTGGTAGAAAATACTTAAACCGCCGGGAGGATGACGAGCATGAAGGCATGGATTACTTCAATGATCTGATGAAATATGGCAGTGCTGACAGCCCTCAGGATTTGGGTGGATACCACGATTATGAAGAGTTCTACACCAATGAGATAGACCAGCAGGGTATTGTGGATGATATGGACCGAGTGACCAATGATGAATACAAAAGGCAGCTTCCGGATTAG
- a CDS encoding S-methyl-5'-thioadenosine phosphorylase, with the protein MEYKADIGVFGGSGFYSFLDNVEELEIDTPYGKPSDKFTLATYEGKRIAFLPRHGRDHQYPPHMIPYRANLYAMKLLGVKKILAPTSSGSLQPHIKPGDFVICDQFVDRTWGRKDTFYDGPETRHTSAAHPYCPELRALAVEAGKNLGLTIHEKGTVVVIQGPRFSTVAESRWFSKMGWEVINMTQYPEAYLARELGICYANIALITDYDAGLEGRDDIPPVTNDEVLRVFNENIENVKRLLFEVIKRVDPTQDKCSCNKV; encoded by the coding sequence ATGGAATACAAAGCTGATATCGGTGTATTCGGAGGCTCAGGATTTTACTCGTTTCTGGACAATGTTGAAGAGTTGGAAATAGATACCCCCTATGGCAAGCCCAGCGACAAATTCACGCTGGCTACATATGAAGGAAAGAGGATTGCCTTTTTGCCCCGCCATGGCAGAGACCACCAGTATCCTCCCCACATGATACCCTATAGGGCAAATCTCTATGCCATGAAACTGCTGGGAGTAAAAAAAATTCTGGCGCCCACATCTTCAGGAAGCCTTCAGCCTCATATAAAACCTGGTGATTTTGTCATATGCGATCAGTTTGTTGACCGCACCTGGGGCCGCAAGGATACCTTCTATGATGGTCCTGAAACTAGACATACCAGTGCTGCCCATCCTTATTGCCCGGAGCTTCGCGCTCTTGCAGTGGAAGCCGGCAAAAACCTGGGACTGACCATTCATGAAAAGGGAACGGTGGTAGTGATACAGGGGCCAAGGTTTTCCACCGTGGCAGAAAGCCGCTGGTTCAGCAAAATGGGATGGGAGGTCATTAACATGACCCAGTACCCCGAAGCCTATCTTGCCCGGGAGCTGGGCATCTGCTATGCCAACATTGCGCTGATCACCGACTATGATGCAGGCCTGGAAGGCAGGGATGATATTCCCCCCGTCACAAATGACGAAGTGCTCAGGGTGTTCAATGAAAACATTGAAAATGTCAAACGCCTGCTTTTTGAGGTGATAAAAAGAGTAGACCCGACTCAGGACAAATGCTCCTGCAATAAGGTATAA